One window of the Gloeocapsa sp. DLM2.Bin57 genome contains the following:
- a CDS encoding tetratricopeptide repeat protein yields the protein MYIYPLPPQPAIVIVAENTSVTYLNEGLNKYQQGDYQGALIQFNQALRVNPRDAQVYYNRAVVYYELQKYHLALEDINRVIAITPEDISAYYLRGLILSQSLLEIDGSIADFTQVIKLDSRFAPAYFQRGNLYYQQRELDNAFKDYTNVINLAPEYPHAYYNRALVRYQMGDRNGALQDLEQASQLYFNLGEQAYYEQATRAIAALATSR from the coding sequence ATGTATATTTATCCTTTGCCTCCCCAACCCGCGATCGTTATTGTCGCTGAGAATACCTCTGTTACCTATTTAAATGAAGGACTTAATAAATATCAACAGGGTGATTACCAAGGAGCACTTATTCAGTTTAATCAAGCTCTCAGGGTTAATCCTAGAGATGCTCAAGTTTATTATAATCGAGCCGTAGTTTATTACGAGTTGCAAAAGTATCATTTAGCTCTAGAAGATATTAATAGAGTTATTGCAATCACTCCAGAGGATATTTCTGCTTATTATCTCAGAGGTTTGATTTTATCTCAATCATTACTGGAAATTGATGGAAGTATAGCTGATTTTACTCAGGTAATTAAGCTTGATTCTCGTTTTGCTCCCGCTTATTTTCAAAGAGGTAATCTCTATTATCAACAGCGCGAGTTAGACAACGCTTTTAAAGATTATACTAACGTGATTAATCTTGCTCCTGAGTATCCCCACGCCTATTATAACCGCGCTTTGGTTCGTTATCAAATGGGCGATCGCAATGGAGCATTGCAAGATTTAGAGCAAGCTTCCCAACTTTATTTTAACCTAGGAGAGCAAGCTTATTATGAGCAAGCTACTAGGGCGATCGCTGCTTTAGCTACCAGTAGATAA
- a CDS encoding DUF29 domain-containing protein has protein sequence MIQVISSLYEQDYYLWLEEQVHSLESLALDKLDVANLIIEIQGMGKAEKLAKTSNLRILLMHLLKWIYQDKKRTNSCQYTIREHRKRILKTLKQSPSLKNYYQEILAEAYQDARELAADETGLPITIFPVECEFTTEQILDPEFLTNHRQ, from the coding sequence ATGATACAGGTTATTTCTAGTTTATATGAACAAGATTATTATCTTTGGCTAGAGGAACAGGTCCACTCTCTAGAATCATTAGCTTTAGACAAGCTAGATGTAGCTAACTTAATCATTGAAATACAAGGAATGGGCAAAGCTGAAAAACTAGCTAAGACAAGTAATCTAAGAATTCTTTTAATGCATCTTTTAAAATGGATTTATCAAGATAAGAAAAGAACTAATAGTTGTCAATATACTATCAGAGAACATCGTAAGAGAATTCTCAAAACCTTAAAACAAAGTCCTTCGTTAAAAAATTATTATCAAGAAATATTAGCAGAAGCATATCAAGATGCACGGGAATTAGCAGCAGATGAAACAGGGTTACCTATTACTATTTTTCCTGTGGAATGTGAGTTTACTACCGAACAGATATTAGATCCAGAATTTCTGACCAATCATCGTCAATAA
- the recR gene encoding recombination protein RecR, whose amino-acid sequence MYTPPLARLIEQLQRLPGVGAKTAQRLALHILKRPETEVIALAQALIDAKKQIGLCKICFHLSATPICEICANPNREKKTICVVADSRDVIALEKTREYTGLYHVLGGVISPMEGIGPEQLNIQSLVNRIGKEEITEVIIAISPSIEGDTTTLYIGQLLKPLTKVTRIAFGLPMGGDLEYADEITLARALEGRREI is encoded by the coding sequence ATTTATACTCCACCTTTAGCCCGTTTAATCGAACAATTACAGCGTTTACCTGGTGTAGGAGCAAAAACAGCTCAACGTTTAGCTTTACACATTCTTAAACGACCTGAAACAGAAGTAATAGCATTAGCACAAGCCCTCATTGACGCTAAAAAACAAATAGGATTGTGTAAAATTTGCTTTCATTTATCCGCTACCCCAATTTGTGAAATTTGTGCTAACCCTAACCGAGAGAAAAAAACTATCTGTGTGGTAGCAGATTCTAGAGACGTAATCGCCCTAGAAAAAACTAGAGAATATACAGGATTATATCACGTTTTAGGAGGAGTAATCTCCCCCATGGAAGGAATAGGACCAGAACAATTAAATATTCAATCTCTAGTTAACAGAATTGGTAAAGAGGAGATTACCGAAGTCATTATAGCTATTAGTCCTAGTATAGAGGGAGATACAACTACTTTATATATAGGTCAATTATTAAAACCTCTGACCAAAGTTACGAGAATCGCTTTTGGTTTACCAATGGGAGGAGATTTAGAATACGCTGATGAGATTACCTTAGCTAGAGCTTTAGAAGGACGTAGAGAGATATAA
- a CDS encoding DUF1232 domain-containing protein translates to MQAIIKLFFNWFGKNLRNSKYRWLLILGSLFYLVTPIDISPDFLPVLGWLDDGVVITLLLSEFTDLVMDYRNRRQKKQDSDAIEVETV, encoded by the coding sequence ATGCAAGCAATTATCAAACTCTTCTTTAACTGGTTTGGCAAAAATCTACGTAACTCTAAATATCGTTGGTTACTAATTCTTGGGTCTCTATTTTATCTAGTAACTCCAATAGATATTTCTCCCGACTTTTTACCTGTGTTGGGATGGTTAGATGATGGAGTAGTTATTACTTTATTATTGAGTGAATTTACAGACTTAGTCATGGATTATCGGAATCGTCGCCAGAAAAAACAAGACTCAGACGCAATTGAAGTAGAAACGGTTTAA
- a CDS encoding tetratricopeptide repeat protein: MMDAQSWHQQGNNLAQNKQYLAALDAYKQAIALDPNYPPAWNNLGNVLCELKRLGEAYAAYDKAIALLPTYHQAWYNRGLVLKEMGAYGNAMESFNRAIALHENEPIYFHQRDSIWIHKKLF, encoded by the coding sequence ATTATGGACGCACAATCTTGGCATCAACAGGGTAATAATCTCGCTCAAAACAAACAATATCTAGCAGCTTTAGACGCTTATAAACAAGCGATCGCTCTTGATCCTAATTACCCTCCTGCTTGGAATAATCTCGGTAATGTTCTCTGTGAATTAAAACGTTTAGGAGAAGCTTACGCAGCTTATGACAAGGCGATCGCTTTGTTGCCTACCTATCACCAAGCTTGGTATAATCGAGGTCTAGTTCTCAAAGAAATGGGGGCTTACGGTAACGCGATGGAGTCATTTAATCGGGCGATCGCTTTACATGAAAACGAACCAATTTACTTTCACCAACGCGATAGTATCTGGATACACAAAAAACTATTTTAA
- a CDS encoding cation transporter yields MSDCGCHIEAKNKQQRKTLRVLLLINLVMFVVESITGVVAQSTALIADSLDMLADAIVYAISLYVVGRSYLHKARAASLSGVFQITLAFLVLFDVVRKYWLGSLPESWLMGGIGLIALIANIYCLWLISKHRNEEVHMRASWIFSKNDVIANISVIVAGILVSIFNSGIPDLVVGFGIAALVLWGGIKIIQESRSFKEENS; encoded by the coding sequence ATGTCTGATTGCGGTTGTCATATAGAAGCTAAAAATAAGCAACAGCGTAAAACTCTCAGAGTACTCCTGTTGATTAACTTAGTGATGTTTGTTGTCGAAAGCATTACGGGAGTGGTTGCCCAATCAACAGCATTAATCGCCGACTCTTTAGATATGTTAGCTGATGCTATTGTTTATGCTATCTCATTATATGTAGTAGGTCGATCATATCTTCACAAAGCGCGCGCGGCTAGTTTAAGTGGAGTCTTTCAAATTACTTTAGCTTTCCTAGTCTTATTTGACGTAGTTAGAAAATATTGGTTAGGTAGTCTTCCCGAATCCTGGTTAATGGGTGGAATTGGTTTAATTGCATTAATAGCTAATATTTATTGTTTATGGTTAATTTCCAAACACAGAAACGAAGAAGTACATATGCGCGCGAGTTGGATATTTTCTAAAAATGATGTGATTGCTAATATCAGCGTGATTGTCGCGGGTATATTAGTGAGTATCTTTAATTCTGGTATCCCCGATTTAGTAGTAGGTTTTGGTATTGCTGCTTTAGTTTTGTGGGGAGGAATTAAGATTATCCAAGAATCAAGAAGTTTTAAAGAAGAAAATAGTTAA
- a CDS encoding lipid-A-disaccharide synthase, producing the protein MIQQSVSVYQSLSLSKPVDILILSNGPGEVTTWVLPVVKALRAKFGDNRDLVRISVVLSPCPHASGKEEAIASSFPEVDRVQSPDYFLTFLIKGKTRDNWDWRSQGLVIFLGGDQFFALLIARRLQYSSLIYAEWDARWLSWVTHFALGQDLVANKIPPKYRHKCTVVGNLMADLGDIYPLSSSTELIGLLPGSKSAKLAQGVPFSLAIAEAIASQRPQTRFILPLAPTLTPEALARFASAETNPLVAKLEGMGGELISTPEGYFLVSPQGVKIELVTRFPAFDLLSQCSLCLTTVGANTAQLGSLGVPMLVLIPTQQLDAMRAWDGIPGILANLPLLGNYFATVINWLILRQKRLFAWPNLWAKSEIVPELVGELSARAIAQQVLDLLDNPTELAKIHDNLTQFRPQPGAATRLVDIINLENNKNHHN; encoded by the coding sequence ATGATACAGCAATCGGTATCGGTTTATCAGTCCCTTTCTCTTTCTAAACCCGTTGATATCCTGATTCTCTCTAATGGACCAGGGGAGGTGACTACTTGGGTTTTACCTGTAGTTAAAGCTTTACGCGCTAAATTTGGAGATAACCGCGATTTGGTGCGCATCTCAGTAGTATTATCTCCTTGTCCTCATGCTAGTGGTAAGGAAGAGGCGATCGCTTCTTCTTTCCCTGAAGTAGATAGGGTACAATCTCCTGATTATTTCTTGACTTTTCTTATCAAGGGGAAAACTAGGGATAATTGGGATTGGCGATCGCAGGGTCTGGTTATCTTTCTCGGAGGTGATCAGTTTTTTGCTTTACTCATTGCTAGACGGCTACAATACTCTAGTTTAATTTACGCTGAATGGGACGCGCGCTGGTTATCTTGGGTAACTCATTTTGCTTTAGGTCAAGATTTGGTCGCTAATAAAATCCCTCCTAAATATCGTCATAAATGTACAGTGGTGGGGAATTTAATGGCTGATTTGGGGGATATCTACCCTTTATCTTCTTCAACTGAGTTAATCGGGTTGTTACCTGGTTCTAAAAGTGCTAAATTAGCTCAAGGTGTACCTTTCAGTTTAGCTATAGCAGAGGCGATCGCTTCTCAACGTCCTCAGACTCGTTTTATCTTACCTTTAGCCCCTACTCTAACTCCTGAAGCTTTAGCGCGTTTTGCTTCTGCTGAAACTAACCCTTTAGTAGCTAAATTAGAGGGGATGGGTGGTGAGTTGATTTCTACCCCCGAAGGCTATTTTTTAGTAAGTCCCCAAGGAGTCAAAATAGAGTTGGTTACTCGTTTTCCGGCTTTTGATTTATTATCTCAATGTAGCCTATGTCTTACTACTGTAGGTGCTAATACCGCTCAATTGGGTAGTTTAGGTGTACCGATGCTGGTGTTAATCCCTACGCAACAACTCGACGCTATGCGCGCTTGGGATGGAATTCCAGGTATTTTGGCTAATTTACCCCTATTGGGTAATTATTTCGCTACTGTGATTAATTGGTTGATTCTACGCCAAAAACGCTTATTCGCTTGGCCCAATTTGTGGGCAAAATCAGAGATAGTACCTGAATTAGTCGGGGAATTGTCTGCTAGGGCGATCGCCCAACAAGTTCTAGATTTACTGGATAATCCTACAGAATTAGCCAAAATCCACGATAATCTGACTCAATTTCGACCTCAACCTGGTGCAGCTACTCGTCTAGTTGATATTATTAATCTGGAAAATAATAAAAATCACCATAATTAA